From a single Sorghum bicolor cultivar BTx623 chromosome 5, Sorghum_bicolor_NCBIv3, whole genome shotgun sequence genomic region:
- the LOC110435376 gene encoding protein NRT1/ PTR FAMILY 4.5-like produces the protein MGGSSGLVDWRGRPVNPKKHGGVRASIFIHALVLLSNAANIANILNLVSYLREEMHMDVAKASTIASNFFAALQMFSIPAAFLADSYVKRFYTVLIFGPIEILGYILLAVQAHVPSLHPPRCVSGQQTTTTCDSVHGSNLSLLLLGLYLIPIGDGAARACLPALGGEQFDTSDPVEQRQESSFFNWYTFSISTGGFVGLVFIVWVENSKGWDLGFVVCALFVILGMLIWIAGLPFYRNQLPTGSPITRILQVLVAAFKKRKVALPANPSELKRQDDASALEMLHRTDGFHCLDKAAVDTGKAGAWTLCSVTQVEETKIILRMVPIFLSAVLGYIPVPLILNFTVQQGNTMDTRLGAVHISPATLFVIPTVFQMVILVVYDRFIVPFLRRITGYVGGVTHLQRIGIGFLSTIVATGIAALVEAKRKKVAEDSGLVDATTGIPMSVFWLTIQYFLLGVVDVTSFVGLLEFFYSEASMGMKSIGSSIFYCILGVSAWLGSLLIQLANRFSRHSDGTGGWLDGTNLNKGKLDRFYWLLAVLEVVSLLLYGFFAWRYVYRNDQRVVVDGDNNASSDGAINVI, from the exons atgggcGGTTCATCAGGCCTTGTGGACTGGAGAGGACGGCCGGTGAACCCCAAGAAGCACGGAGGAGTGAGAGCTTCAATCTTCATTCATG CGCTGGTGCTGCTCAGCAACGCAGCCAACATTGCCAACATACTGAATCTTGTAAGCTACCTGCGGGAGGAGATGCACATGGATGTGGCGAAGGCCTCAACGATAGCGAGCAACTTCTTTGCCGCGCTGCAGATGTTCTCCATCCCAGCAGCCTTCCTTGCTGACTCCTACGTCAAGCGCTTCTACACTGTCCTCATCTTTGGCCCAATCGAAATACTG GGCTACATCCTTCTTGCGGTCCAAGCGCATGTCCCATCCCTTCACCCGCCACGGTGCGTCTCCGGACAGCAGACAACCACCACCTGCGATTCCGTGCACGGCTCAAACCTGAGCCTGCTCCTGCTGGGCCTCTACCTGATCCCCATCGGCGATGGGGCGGCTCGGGCGTGCCTCCCGGCTCTCGGCGGGGAGCAGTTCGACACGTCCGATCCCGTCGAGCAGAGACAGGAATCCAGCTTCTTCAACTGGTACACCTTCTCCATCTCGACGGGTGGCTTCGTGGGGCTCGTCTTCATCGTGTGGGTGGAGAACAGTAAAGGCTGGGACCTTGGCTTCGTCGTCTGTGCCTTGTTCGTGATCCTGGGGATGCTGATATGGATTGCCGGCCTCCCGTTCTACAGGAACCAGCTGCCAACTGGTAGCCCCATCACCAGAATATTGCAA GTTCTTGTAGCAGCATTCAAGAAAAGAAAAGTTGCATTACCAGCCAACCCCAGTGAGCTAAAACGGCAAGACGACGCGAGTGCCCTCGAAATGCTGCACAGAACTGACGGATTTCA CTGCCTTGACAAAGCAGCAGTAGACACCGGAAAGGCTGGTGCCTGGACTCTCTGCAGCGTAACCCAGGTGGAGGAGACCAAGATCATCCTCCGGATGGTGCCCATCTTCCTCAGTGCTGTGCTCGGGTACATTCCGGTGCCGCTGATCCTCAATTTCACCGTGCAGCAGGGCAACACAATGGACACCAGGCTCGGCGCAGTTCACATCTCACCCGCAACGCTATTCGTCATCCCTACGGTTTTCCAGATGGTTATCCTCGTCGTTTACGACCGGTTCATTGTCCCGTTCCTAAGACGAATAACCGGCTATGTGGGCGGTGTCACGCACCTCCAGCGCATCGGCATCGGGTTTCTTTCGACCATAGTGGCCACTGGCATTGCAGCCCTAGTGGAGGCCAAGAGGAAGAAGGTGGCAGAAGACAGTGGCCTTGTGGATGCTACAACTGGAATTCCAATGTCTGTTTTCTGGCTGACCATACAATACTTCCTTCTAGGTGTTGTGGATGTCACCTCCTTTGTAGGGCTTCTTGAGTTCTTCTACAGTGAGGCGTCCATGGGGATGAAGTCCATTGGGAGCTCCATCTTCTACTGCATCCTTGGGGTGTCTGCTTGGCTGGGGAGCCTGTTGATCCAATTGGCAAACCGCTTTTCAAGACATAGTGATGGAACAGGAGGCTGGCTTGATGGCACAAACTTGAACAAGGGCAAACTTGATCGATTCTATTGGTTGCTAGCTGTTCTTGAGGTGGTATCACTATTATTGTACGGCTTTTTTGCTTGGAGGTATGTTTACAGGAATGACCAAAGGGTTGTGGTTGATGGAGATAATAACGCTTCATCAGACGGTGCCATAAATGTGATCTGA
- the LOC110435824 gene encoding uncharacterized protein LOC110435824 has protein sequence MELTPLPLLSPHVILSLHPHNEKQSRRECDQAAPWPTALLPLLHARPPQSRVGPSVHLHCSRMASLGVTPTLAATISPPPRAAQDATQESVGAGARREREGALAWLIGHGGGTIMPGLGSGDVVWRWCTIIAAALRTSASTPCSACPSSCPRRGRSGRPTWLLRCLATSPLDQDGWNREEQWWQEERRYQQDAA, from the exons ATGGAACTGACTCCTCTCCCCCTTCTCTCACCACACGTGATCCTCTCCCTCCATCCGCACAACGAGAAACAGAGTCGCCGTGAGTGTGACCAAGCTGCTCCATGGCCGACAGCACTTCTTCCCCTCCTCCATGCCCGGCCGCCGCAGTCAAGAGTCGGCCCAAGTGTCCACCTTCATTGCTCCCGCATGGCCAGTTTGGGTGTTACCCCAACCCTAGCAGCCACCATATCCCCTCCGCCACGCGCCGCGCAGGATGCCACGCAGGAGAGTGTGGGCGCGGGCGccaggagagagagggagggagcctTGGCCTGGCTCATAGGCCACGGCGGAGGCACAATTATGCCCGGGCTGGGAAGCGGCGACGTCGTATGGAGATGGTGCACCATCATTGCCGCTGCCTTGAGAACCTCTGCATCGACGCCATGCTCAGCGTGCCCCAGCTCCTGCCCACGCCGTGGGAGGAGCGGAAGGCCTACATGGCTACTTAGATGCCTCGCCACCTCACCGCTCGATCAG GATGGATGGAATAGGGAAGAGCAATGGTGGCAGGAAGAGCGAAGATATCAACAGGATGCAGCTTGA